The Liolophura sinensis isolate JHLJ2023 chromosome 6, CUHK_Ljap_v2, whole genome shotgun sequence genomic sequence GGCCGAGCTTCCTTCCGCTTCAGGAATTGTGGCCACTTCCTCATGTTCTACGGTCTCGTTATTGTTTTTGGGTAGGGTGGTGAaactcgttgttgttgttgttgttgtagttgtcgTCGGAGGGGATTTACCATTTTCTGCTTTTGGTATCTTTTGTTTCTTCACTGTTCGCCTGGCTCGCTCTCTCGCCGCCAGGTACACGCGCATGTACACGAACAGAATGATTACCATTGGTATGTAGAATGAGCCCATTGAAGAATAAAGCACATACCCTATATCTTCACTTAACTCACACACAGGGTAATCGGACTCTCGAGGCGGCTGTTTCCAGCCAATGAGCGGGGGCACACACACGACAGCCGATATAATCCACACCGTCGTAATCATGATAGCGGCCCGTTTTGGGGTCCGTTGTCGGGCATAGTGAATCGCGCGTGTTATTGACCAATAACGGTCTAAGCTAATTAAACACAAACTGTTAATGGATGCCGTGCACAGCAGCACGTCAATAGCTTTCCACAGTTCGCACCAAATGGTACCGAAGTACCAGTATCCCATCAATTCATTTGCCAAGGAAAAGGGAACGATTAACATCCCGAGTAGCAAATCCGCCACAGCCAAAGAGGCGATGAACCAGTTTTGAGTGGATTTTAAATTCCTGTCGGTGGCAATGGCTACACAAACCAGGGCATTACCGAAGACAATAGCAATGATGATGACGGTTACGTAGATGGAGGTGATGATGATATGAGACCAGGTATACCCACTGGGCAAGCCAGCTGGGTACAAGTCTTCTGGCGATGCGGTAGAAAACGTCCCATTGTCATACACGGAAAAATTTGCGATAGTCCCATCTATTTCGAAGAAGCAGTATTTACAGACGTCTGAAAAAGTGTCCTTTGCGGAAGAAATGTTCCTATCAAACGTACTGTTTGCCGTGGTTTCCAGTGTCTGCGGTAAAACAGTACCTAACATCTCGGCGGAGATGTTAGATCCACTCATTGTCATGTTGAACTGGCTGAG encodes the following:
- the LOC135468337 gene encoding alpha-2C adrenergic receptor-like; translation: MTMSGSNISAEMLGTVLPQTLETTANSTFDRNISSAKDTFSDVCKYCFFEIDGTIANFSVYDNGTFSTASPEDLYPAGLPSGYTWSHIIITSIYVTVIIIAIVFGNALVCVAIATDRNLKSTQNWFIASLAVADLLLGMLIVPFSLANELMGYWYFGTIWCELWKAIDVLLCTASINSLCLISLDRYWSITRAIHYARQRTPKRAAIMITTVWIISAVVCVPPLIGWKQPPRESDYPVCELSEDIGYVLYSSMGSFYIPMVIILFVYMRVYLAARERARRTVKKQKIPKAENGKSPPTTTTTTTTTTSFTTLPKNNNETVEHEEVATIPEAEGSSALSDGDESGFTTYNPKSGAFEGCGNGTSTTGTGVQSGDETKNLLSNDTDSVDTSNRGYIVTSDSESADMRHIGGFKLVPLVPDTDSSTVDSPGMRRKDRRHVLLSDSENSKPLLEESDSAPTHESTLHNFNKDCPSVDPDGSLPSGTGARIKPGEKEVTVTSKYQILSMPKGFGNFLHKSPNRQKAKPKKEQVFRTAAQRDHERQKRKLAKARERRATIVVGIVMAAFILCWLPFFTLYVSSALCNGPCIPMFVFKFFFWLGYCNSALNPFIYTIFNREFRHAFQKIIFRRSRC